A window from Malania oleifera isolate guangnan ecotype guangnan chromosome 7, ASM2987363v1, whole genome shotgun sequence encodes these proteins:
- the LOC131160284 gene encoding defensin-like protein 1: MVMGRRSFGLLLLLLIAFASHHDVAVRTEARVCESQSHGFKGACLSGHNCALVCRNEGFSGGKCTGARRRCFCTKHC, translated from the exons ATGGTGATGGGAAGGAGATCCTTTGGGCTTCTCTTGTTGCTTCTCATTGCCTTTGCCTCTCACC ATGATGTGGCAGTGAGGACAGAGGCTAGGGTTTGTGAATCACAGAGTCATGGATTCAAGGGTGCATGCTTGAGCGGCCACAACTGTGCACTGGTATGTAGGAACGAAGGCTTCTCTGGTGGGAAATGCACTGGAGCTCGTCGCCGATGCTTTTGCACCAAGCATTGTTAG